The proteins below are encoded in one region of Deinococcus sp. Leaf326:
- a CDS encoding response regulator transcription factor produces the protein MIRVLLAEDQALVRGALTALLSLEPGLEVVGAAAEGDEALVLARTLRPDVLVTDIEMPRRSGLDLAERLRAELPEVRVIIVTTFARGGYLRRALEVGARGYLLKDAPAAELAQAIRQVHAGGRAIDPALAGEAWADPSPLTERERQVLGAAEGGASTSAIAAGLGLSEGTVRNYLSEAIGKMAAENRVEAARRAREKGWL, from the coding sequence GTGATCCGGGTGCTGCTGGCTGAGGACCAGGCGCTCGTGCGCGGCGCGCTGACGGCCCTGCTGTCGCTGGAGCCCGGCCTGGAGGTCGTGGGCGCGGCAGCCGAAGGCGACGAGGCGCTGGTGCTGGCGCGCACGCTGCGGCCCGACGTACTGGTCACAGACATCGAGATGCCCCGCCGCAGTGGCCTGGACCTGGCCGAGCGCCTGCGCGCCGAGTTGCCGGAGGTGCGCGTCATCATCGTGACAACCTTCGCGCGCGGGGGCTACCTACGCCGCGCGCTGGAGGTCGGGGCGCGCGGCTACCTGCTCAAGGACGCGCCCGCCGCCGAACTCGCGCAGGCCATCCGGCAGGTGCACGCGGGCGGGCGGGCCATCGACCCCGCGCTGGCGGGCGAGGCGTGGGCCGACCCCAGTCCCCTCACCGAACGCGAGCGGCAGGTGCTGGGCGCCGCCGAGGGCGGAGCGAGCACCTCGGCCATCGCCGCCGGCCTGGGTCTTTCGGAGGGTACGGTGCGCAACTACCTCTCCGAGGCCATCGGCAAGATGGCGGCCGAAAACCGCGTGGAGGCGGCCCGCCGGGCGCGCGAGAAGGGCTGGCTCTGA
- the queF gene encoding preQ(1) synthase, protein MTIQDQNRPAQSQDQNGCAPANPGFDRRYDVQGLDAIDVAVLGTFPNVRDDDPVRYPGEPMQVEIVTDEFSPVCPWSGLPDFGRLEIKYLPRTSCVELKSLKYYLTSYRFVGIYHEHATQRVLADLVALLDPLSMEIRCDYGMRGGLNTICTVRYVAPDHALPGAAR, encoded by the coding sequence ATGACCATTCAGGACCAGAATCGCCCCGCCCAGAGCCAGGACCAGAACGGCTGCGCCCCCGCCAACCCCGGTTTCGACCGCCGCTACGACGTGCAGGGCCTGGATGCCATCGACGTGGCCGTGCTGGGCACCTTTCCAAACGTGCGGGACGACGATCCCGTGCGCTACCCCGGCGAGCCGATGCAGGTCGAGATCGTGACCGACGAGTTCAGCCCGGTGTGCCCCTGGAGCGGCCTGCCCGACTTCGGCCGCCTGGAGATCAAGTACCTGCCGCGCACGAGCTGCGTGGAACTCAAGAGCCTGAAGTACTACCTCACGAGCTACCGCTTCGTGGGCATCTACCACGAGCACGCGACCCAGCGCGTCCTGGCCGATCTGGTGGCGCTGCTCGACCCGCTGAGCATGGAGATCCGCTGCGACTACGGGATGCGCGGCGGCCTGAACACCATCTGTACGGTGCGCTACGTGGCCCCCGACCACGCCCTGCCCGGCGCGGCCCGCTGA
- a CDS encoding metallophosphoesterase — protein MHKLIAIGDVHADFGLLWDALRAASCVDAQGRPTAPVVSGLYQVILIGDLVHPKSAEGYARLIGAEAFDPRDEEHLLKAAREQVRELGRLRAYQEAAPHSVHIILGNHDDAVLNPKFVLGTSGGLRHVEFDPGRGGVMLPPHLHEWMSGFVRELRIGDVQFAHVSPLPAHLHYDDLFYADHSSKRWFRETPEYVQMAGLRFGVYGHTQPGGGILFHHDPQGELSFAMIDALQEREYLEVMYDSTETAQLRSVCAVPF, from the coding sequence ATGCACAAGCTGATCGCCATCGGAGACGTGCACGCCGATTTTGGACTGCTGTGGGACGCCCTGCGCGCCGCGAGTTGCGTGGACGCGCAGGGCCGGCCCACCGCCCCCGTCGTCTCGGGGCTGTATCAGGTCATCCTGATCGGCGACCTCGTGCATCCCAAGAGCGCCGAGGGCTACGCGCGCCTCATCGGCGCCGAGGCCTTCGACCCGCGCGACGAGGAACACCTCCTGAAAGCGGCGCGTGAGCAGGTCCGCGAACTCGGACGCCTGCGTGCCTATCAGGAAGCGGCGCCGCACAGCGTGCATATCATCCTCGGCAACCACGACGACGCCGTTCTGAACCCCAAATTCGTGCTGGGCACGAGCGGGGGCCTGCGCCACGTCGAGTTCGACCCGGGACGCGGCGGCGTGATGCTCCCGCCCCACCTGCACGAATGGATGAGCGGCTTCGTGCGCGAGCTGCGCATAGGGGACGTGCAGTTCGCCCACGTCTCGCCGCTGCCGGCCCACCTGCACTACGACGACCTGTTTTACGCCGACCACAGCTCCAAACGCTGGTTTCGCGAGACGCCGGAGTATGTGCAGATGGCCGGACTGCGCTTCGGCGTGTACGGGCATACCCAGCCCGGCGGCGGCATCCTCTTTCACCACGACCCTCAGGGCGAGCTCAGCTTCGCCATGATCGACGCCCTCCAGGAGCGGGAATACCTGGAAGTCATGTACGACAGCACCGAAACCGCACAGCTACGCAGCGTCTGCGCCGTCCCCTTCTGA
- a CDS encoding ABC transporter ATP-binding protein has protein sequence MNAIELRGVDKTFGAVQALRDLTLEVRAGELTALLGPNGAGKTTAISLLLGLARPTRGEVRVLGGDPQRPGVRSRVGAMPQESAIPLGLTVREAVQLFASFYPQPLAVSEALALADLGSLAGRRAGALSGGQKRRLAFALAVVGNPAVLLIDEPTTGMDAGSRIAFWEAVSRLRGAGRTVLLTTHYLEEAERAADRVVVMNGGQILADGTPDALRAGVGRARVRFVSDLVLAELRALPGVEEARVDAAGHAELRTRTPELTLRALFLGGTELRGLEVTRATLEDAFLHLTRPASTSAAQA, from the coding sequence ATGAACGCGATAGAGCTGCGGGGCGTGGACAAGACCTTCGGGGCGGTGCAGGCGCTGCGCGACCTGACGCTGGAGGTGCGGGCAGGTGAACTGACGGCGCTGCTGGGGCCCAACGGCGCCGGCAAGACCACCGCCATCTCGCTGCTGCTGGGGCTGGCACGCCCCACCCGCGGCGAGGTGCGGGTGCTGGGCGGGGACCCGCAGCGCCCCGGAGTGCGCTCGCGCGTGGGGGCCATGCCGCAGGAAAGCGCGATTCCGCTCGGCCTGACGGTGCGCGAGGCTGTGCAGCTCTTCGCCAGTTTCTATCCGCAGCCGCTGGCGGTGTCGGAGGCGCTGGCTCTGGCCGATCTGGGTAGCCTCGCCGGGCGCCGCGCCGGAGCGCTCTCGGGCGGGCAGAAACGGCGGCTGGCCTTTGCCCTGGCGGTGGTCGGCAACCCGGCGGTACTGCTCATCGACGAGCCGACGACCGGGATGGACGCGGGCAGCCGCATCGCCTTCTGGGAGGCGGTGTCGCGGCTGCGCGGCGCGGGCCGCACAGTGCTGCTCACCACCCACTACCTCGAGGAAGCCGAGCGCGCCGCCGACCGCGTGGTCGTCATGAACGGCGGGCAGATTCTGGCCGACGGCACGCCCGACGCCCTGCGTGCCGGGGTGGGGCGCGCGCGGGTCCGGTTCGTCTCCGACCTCGTGCTGGCCGAGCTGCGCGCCCTGCCGGGCGTGGAAGAGGCGCGGGTGGACGCCGCCGGACACGCCGAGCTGCGCACCCGCACCCCCGAACTCACGCTGCGCGCCCTGTTCCTGGGCGGCACCGAACTGCGCGGTCTCGAAGTTACGCGGGCCACCCTCGAAGACGCCTTCCTCCACCTGACCCGTCCTGCTTCCACTTCCGCCGCCCAGGCCTGA
- the glyA gene encoding serine hydroxymethyltransferase, whose amino-acid sequence MTTAENPARVRDTAIFDLIAQEGERQRVGLELIASENFTSAAVREAQGSVLTNKYAEGYPGKRWYGGCEVVDKVEQLAIDRVKELFGAAWANVQPHSGSSANLAVYNALIEPGATVLGMDLSHGGHLTHGNPVNFSGLRYQIVGYKVSPDTERLDMEEVRRLAHEHQPKMIIAGASAYSRHIDFAAFREIADEVGAILFADIAHIAGLVAAGEHPNALPHAHVVASTTHKTLRGPRGGIILSNDPELGAKIDRAVFPGYQGGPLEHVIAGKAVAFGEALQPEFKAYAKQVIKNAQALAAAFEARGYRVVSGGTDNHLLVLDLRAQGLNGTKATRRLDGNSITISKSTLPYDTEKIMHGGGIRLGTPAVTTRGMLEADMDTIAGLIDRALKEEDVTAEVHAFAGGFPLP is encoded by the coding sequence ATGACGACCGCCGAGAACCCCGCCCGTGTCCGGGACACGGCCATTTTCGACCTGATCGCGCAGGAGGGAGAGCGCCAGCGCGTTGGCCTGGAACTGATCGCCTCGGAGAACTTCACCTCGGCGGCGGTGCGCGAGGCCCAGGGCAGCGTCCTGACCAACAAGTACGCCGAGGGCTACCCCGGCAAGCGCTGGTACGGCGGCTGCGAGGTCGTCGACAAGGTCGAGCAGCTGGCCATCGACCGCGTCAAGGAACTGTTCGGCGCCGCGTGGGCCAACGTGCAGCCGCACTCGGGCAGCAGCGCCAACCTCGCGGTGTACAACGCCCTGATCGAACCGGGGGCCACCGTGCTGGGCATGGACCTCTCGCACGGTGGGCACCTCACGCACGGCAACCCGGTGAACTTCTCGGGCCTGCGCTACCAGATCGTGGGCTACAAGGTCAGCCCCGATACCGAGCGCCTCGACATGGAGGAAGTGCGCCGCCTCGCCCACGAGCACCAGCCCAAGATGATCATTGCGGGCGCCAGCGCGTACAGCCGCCACATCGACTTCGCGGCCTTCCGCGAGATCGCCGACGAGGTGGGGGCCATCCTGTTCGCCGACATCGCACATATCGCGGGTCTGGTCGCGGCGGGCGAGCACCCCAACGCACTGCCCCACGCCCACGTGGTCGCCAGCACCACCCACAAGACCCTGCGTGGCCCGCGCGGCGGCATCATCCTGAGCAACGACCCCGAACTGGGCGCCAAGATCGACCGCGCCGTGTTTCCCGGCTACCAGGGCGGACCGCTGGAACACGTCATCGCCGGCAAGGCGGTGGCCTTCGGCGAGGCCCTGCAACCCGAATTCAAGGCGTACGCCAAGCAGGTCATCAAGAACGCGCAGGCGCTGGCCGCCGCCTTTGAAGCGCGCGGCTACCGCGTGGTCTCGGGGGGTACCGACAACCACCTGCTCGTGCTCGACCTGCGCGCCCAGGGCCTGAACGGCACCAAGGCGACCCGGCGACTCGACGGCAACTCCATCACGATCTCCAAGTCCACGCTGCCCTATGACACCGAGAAGATCATGCACGGCGGCGGCATCCGCCTGGGCACGCCCGCCGTCACCACGCGCGGCATGTTGGAAGCCGACATGGACACCATCGCCGGCCTGATTGACCGCGCCCTGAAGGAAGAGGACGTGACGGCCGAGGTCCACGCCTTCGCCGGGGGCTTCCCGCTGCCCTGA
- a CDS encoding 7-carboxy-7-deazaguanine synthase QueE, with protein sequence MRYPVYERFYTWQGEGVHLGRAAYFIRLYGCPQACAWCDSAGTWHKDFRPEGVTLMSAEDLAGAVRAESPDGAFVVVTGGEPILFDLAPLVDALHALGRRVHIETSGIAPLRGDLDWVTLSPKPFGQWPLPEVVARADEVKLIVHEPGDIGAGLETLAGLREDAVVWLHPEWSRARERDAGVLNAITQAVKEDPRLRAGYQMHKLYRADDLDAHSDKRLIPLGGNPGLGY encoded by the coding sequence ATGCGTTATCCCGTCTACGAACGCTTCTATACCTGGCAGGGCGAGGGCGTGCACCTGGGGCGCGCGGCGTACTTCATCCGGCTGTACGGCTGCCCGCAGGCCTGCGCGTGGTGCGACAGCGCCGGCACCTGGCACAAGGATTTTCGCCCCGAAGGCGTGACCCTGATGTCGGCCGAGGACTTGGCCGGGGCCGTGCGGGCCGAGAGTCCGGACGGCGCCTTCGTGGTCGTCACGGGCGGCGAGCCGATCCTGTTCGACCTCGCGCCCCTGGTGGATGCCCTGCACGCCCTGGGCCGCCGGGTGCACATCGAAACGAGCGGTATCGCGCCTCTGCGTGGCGACCTGGACTGGGTGACGCTCTCGCCCAAGCCCTTCGGCCAGTGGCCGCTGCCAGAGGTGGTCGCCCGCGCCGACGAGGTCAAGCTCATCGTGCATGAGCCCGGCGACATCGGCGCCGGGCTGGAGACGCTCGCGGGGCTGCGGGAGGACGCCGTGGTCTGGCTGCACCCCGAGTGGAGCAGGGCCCGCGAGCGCGACGCCGGCGTGCTGAACGCCATCACACAGGCCGTGAAGGAAGACCCGCGCCTGCGGGCCGGATACCAGATGCACAAGCTCTACCGCGCCGACGACCTCGACGCACACAGCGACAAGCGCCTCATTCCCCTCGGCGGGAATCCGGGGCTGGGGTACTAG
- a CDS encoding sensor histidine kinase: MSLRPRYFWDLFPFVWLMFLAYPVMGFLQEAHTLAETALFWGMLAGFLVIYVLTFWRGRAGHERWALIGWCAALVTYGVTFVLAGSGASAFLVYAGALIGYQSRGHVALWGGLFAALVMALPLWSGSYTLDDLPWLLTNVVFTLVTAYANHAGFLRHVAQARLAQLQREQEKLAAEAERERIARDLHDLLGHTLSVIVLKSELASRLAERAPAQAAAEIREVERISREALHEVRAAVRGYQGSGLTAELARAKVALDTAGVVLKIGGPLPELPREVEATAAMLLREAVTNVVRHARASEVRVAVEAGPRGYTLDIRDDGVGGQAPEGSGLTGMRERVRAIGGTLDRDGRGGTRLRAQFPAVTERLSGPAAVRA; encoded by the coding sequence ATGTCCCTCAGGCCCCGCTATTTCTGGGATCTGTTTCCCTTCGTCTGGCTGATGTTCCTGGCCTATCCGGTGATGGGCTTCTTGCAGGAGGCCCATACGCTGGCCGAGACGGCGCTGTTCTGGGGGATGCTGGCGGGGTTCCTCGTGATCTATGTGCTGACCTTCTGGCGCGGCCGGGCGGGCCACGAACGGTGGGCCCTGATCGGCTGGTGTGCGGCGCTGGTGACCTACGGCGTGACCTTCGTGCTTGCAGGCAGCGGGGCCTCGGCCTTTCTGGTGTACGCCGGAGCGCTCATCGGCTACCAGTCGCGCGGCCACGTGGCGCTGTGGGGCGGCCTGTTCGCGGCGCTCGTCATGGCCCTGCCGCTGTGGAGCGGAAGCTACACCCTGGACGACCTGCCGTGGCTGCTGACCAACGTGGTGTTCACCCTGGTCACGGCCTATGCCAACCACGCCGGGTTCCTGCGGCACGTCGCCCAGGCGCGGCTGGCCCAGTTGCAGCGCGAGCAGGAGAAGCTGGCTGCCGAGGCCGAGCGGGAGCGCATCGCCCGCGACCTGCACGACCTGCTGGGCCATACCCTGAGCGTCATCGTCCTCAAGAGCGAACTGGCGAGCCGCCTCGCCGAGCGTGCCCCGGCCCAGGCCGCCGCCGAGATCCGTGAGGTCGAGCGCATCAGCCGTGAGGCCCTGCACGAGGTGCGTGCGGCGGTGCGCGGCTACCAGGGCAGCGGGCTGACCGCCGAACTCGCCCGCGCCAAGGTGGCCCTGGACACGGCGGGCGTAGTCCTGAAGATCGGCGGGCCCCTGCCCGAGCTGCCCCGTGAGGTCGAGGCCACCGCCGCCATGCTGCTGCGCGAGGCCGTGACCAACGTCGTGCGTCACGCCCGCGCCAGCGAGGTCCGGGTGGCCGTGGAGGCCGGGCCGCGCGGTTACACCCTGGACATCCGCGACGACGGCGTGGGAGGTCAGGCCCCCGAGGGCAGCGGCCTGACTGGCATGCGCGAACGGGTCCGGGCCATCGGCGGCACGCTGGACCGTGACGGCCGGGGCGGCACGCGGCTGCGCGCCCAGTTTCCGGCCGTCACCGAGCGCCTGAGCGGCCCGGCGGCGGTGCGGGCGTGA
- a CDS encoding DMT family transporter — MTPRLRGLLLLILVTAVWGSTFAVVKQLGEVLPPAVLIAWRFIIGALALLPAALLLRPARPAAAPTTPLWRDGLLLGAWLIAGYGTQTVALQTTGANRAAFFTALSVVLVPTWLVLAQRRRMPAALWAALPLAVAGLALLSWEGGQLVVGDLWALACAVTYAGFIVTLEKMARSHAPLPFTLAQVLSVAGLALVWAVIAEPGRLLPPPEAWWPLLYLGVVATALTTLLQTVGQRHVSAAEASLVYTLEPVTATAFSFVLIGEQVGLRGLLGGLLVVGATMLSTRGDSTPHAELPTPASER; from the coding sequence ATGACCCCTCGTCTGCGCGGCCTGCTCCTCCTCATCCTCGTGACGGCGGTCTGGGGCAGCACCTTCGCGGTGGTCAAGCAGCTGGGCGAGGTGCTGCCGCCGGCGGTCCTCATCGCGTGGCGTTTCATCATCGGGGCACTGGCACTGCTGCCTGCTGCACTATTGCTGCGACCGGCCCGGCCCGCTGCGGCGCCGACCACGCCACTGTGGCGCGACGGTCTTCTGCTTGGGGCATGGCTCATCGCCGGCTACGGCACCCAGACGGTGGCCCTCCAGACGACGGGAGCCAACCGCGCGGCCTTCTTCACGGCGCTGAGCGTGGTGCTGGTTCCCACCTGGCTCGTGCTGGCGCAGCGGCGCCGAATGCCGGCTGCGCTGTGGGCCGCCCTGCCGCTGGCGGTCGCGGGGCTGGCCCTGCTGTCCTGGGAAGGCGGGCAACTGGTGGTGGGCGACCTGTGGGCGCTGGCCTGCGCCGTGACCTACGCGGGGTTCATCGTCACGCTGGAGAAGATGGCGCGCAGCCACGCGCCGCTGCCCTTCACGCTGGCGCAGGTGCTGTCGGTCGCGGGACTGGCCCTGGTCTGGGCGGTGATCGCCGAGCCGGGCCGGCTGCTGCCCCCTCCGGAGGCGTGGTGGCCGCTGCTGTACCTCGGCGTGGTGGCGACCGCGCTGACCACGCTGCTCCAGACGGTCGGCCAGCGCCACGTGAGCGCTGCCGAGGCGAGTCTGGTCTACACGCTGGAACCGGTGACGGCCACCGCCTTCAGCTTTGTGCTCATCGGGGAACAGGTGGGGCTGCGCGGGCTGCTGGGAGGACTTCTCGTCGTGGGGGCGACAATGCTCAGCACGCGCGGCGACTCCACACCCCACGCCGAACTGCCTACTCCGGCCTCCGAGCGCTGA
- a CDS encoding 6-carboxytetrahydropterin synthase, producing the protein MPWRLATEFTFDSAHTIVGYDGPCGRLHGHTYRVRLELTSERLRPSAHVGRAIMVADFKTLKWAKKDIKAGGLDHAYLNDLPELGDDTTAEVIAAYIHRHTVARVRADLPAGDDGADLKLRVTLWETPDSSCEYWE; encoded by the coding sequence ATGCCCTGGCGACTGGCGACCGAGTTCACCTTCGACTCGGCGCACACCATCGTGGGCTACGACGGCCCCTGCGGGCGGCTGCACGGCCACACCTACCGCGTGCGGCTGGAGCTGACCTCAGAGCGCCTGCGGCCGAGTGCGCATGTGGGCCGGGCGATCATGGTGGCCGACTTCAAGACCCTGAAGTGGGCCAAGAAGGACATCAAGGCGGGCGGCCTGGACCACGCCTACCTCAACGACCTGCCGGAACTGGGTGACGATACGACGGCCGAGGTGATCGCGGCGTACATCCACCGCCACACGGTGGCGCGCGTGCGGGCCGACCTGCCGGCGGGCGACGACGGCGCCGACCTGAAGTTGCGCGTGACGCTGTGGGAAACGCCCGACAGCAGCTGCGAGTACTGGGAGTAG
- a CDS encoding ABC transporter permease, producing the protein MTQLTDLPPTTDLPQPTAGRTAPLLPALTQLTLAELRRMLRNPMFAAGTVGFPILFFALFGLPAVREVTEGGVSVGQIILVRFGIYSLLSLAMFSFGSGIAAERVGGWLRLLRASPMPSALFFAAKVLAALLFSTLALAALYAFAHFAGGVTMGAGLALLTLGKLLLGMVPLIALGLAVGFVANPQAAQITAQLVSVIMAFASGLFIPFEGLPSFVRGLAPWLPAYHLGQIGVGTVAGQGAQEPGHWLALLAFTAVFGLVALRGMQRDESREG; encoded by the coding sequence ATGACCCAGCTCACCGATCTTCCCCCGACCACCGACCTGCCGCAGCCCACCGCCGGCCGCACCGCGCCCCTGCTTCCCGCCCTGACCCAGCTCACGCTGGCCGAACTGCGCCGGATGCTGCGCAACCCCATGTTCGCGGCCGGGACCGTCGGGTTCCCCATCCTGTTCTTCGCGCTGTTCGGGCTGCCCGCCGTGCGCGAGGTCACGGAGGGCGGCGTGAGCGTCGGGCAGATCATCCTGGTGCGGTTCGGGATCTACTCGCTCCTTAGCCTCGCCATGTTCAGCTTCGGGTCGGGCATCGCGGCCGAGCGGGTCGGCGGCTGGCTGCGGCTGCTGCGGGCCTCGCCCATGCCCTCGGCGCTGTTCTTCGCGGCCAAGGTGCTCGCGGCTCTGCTGTTCAGCACGCTGGCCCTGGCGGCCCTGTACGCCTTCGCGCACTTCGCGGGCGGCGTGACGATGGGCGCGGGGCTGGCGCTGCTGACCCTGGGCAAACTACTGCTGGGCATGGTGCCGCTGATCGCCCTGGGGCTGGCGGTGGGCTTTGTCGCCAACCCGCAGGCGGCCCAGATCACGGCGCAGCTCGTGAGTGTCATCATGGCTTTCGCCTCGGGGCTCTTCATTCCCTTCGAGGGCCTGCCCAGCTTCGTGCGCGGCCTCGCGCCGTGGCTTCCCGCCTATCACCTGGGCCAGATCGGCGTGGGAACGGTGGCGGGCCAGGGTGCTCAGGAGCCGGGGCACTGGCTGGCGCTGCTGGCCTTCACAGCCGTGTTCGGGCTGGTGGCCCTGCGGGGAATGCAGCGTGACGAGAGCCGGGAAGGCTAA
- the queC gene encoding 7-cyano-7-deazaguanine synthase QueC → MTDTQKRAVVLLSGGLDSSTVLGLTAREGYACTALSFRYGQRHTVELERAALIARQFGADHRVIDINIGSFGGSALTDERLEVPTGGTQDGVIPPTYVPGRNTVFIAVALSLAEAIGAERVCLGINAVDYSGYPDCRPEYLAAYQTLADLASKAGLEGRGAVLTAPLLAMTKVDIVRAALDLGVPIQATWSCYQGGEEPCGVCDSCLIRDRALAEAGHPELTGPASPYHQG, encoded by the coding sequence ATGACTGACACACAAAAACGCGCCGTGGTACTCCTGTCGGGCGGACTGGACTCCAGCACCGTGCTGGGTCTGACCGCGCGCGAGGGCTACGCCTGCACGGCCCTCTCCTTCCGGTACGGGCAGCGGCACACTGTCGAGCTGGAACGTGCGGCCCTGATCGCGCGGCAGTTCGGGGCCGACCACCGCGTCATCGACATCAATATCGGCAGCTTTGGCGGCAGCGCCCTGACCGACGAGCGCCTGGAGGTGCCCACCGGGGGGACCCAGGACGGCGTGATTCCGCCGACCTACGTTCCGGGGCGCAACACGGTGTTCATCGCGGTGGCGCTGAGCCTCGCGGAGGCCATCGGCGCCGAGCGGGTCTGCCTGGGGATCAACGCGGTGGACTACAGCGGCTACCCCGACTGCCGCCCGGAATACCTCGCGGCCTACCAGACCCTTGCTGACCTCGCCAGCAAGGCGGGACTGGAGGGGCGCGGCGCCGTGCTCACCGCGCCCCTGCTGGCGATGACGAAGGTGGACATCGTACGCGCGGCGCTGGACCTCGGCGTGCCCATTCAGGCCACTTGGAGCTGCTACCAGGGCGGTGAGGAACCGTGCGGCGTGTGCGACTCGTGCCTCATCCGCGACCGCGCGCTGGCCGAAGCCGGACACCCCGAGCTGACTGGACCAGCCTCGCCCTACCACCAGGGCTGA